From the genome of Gorilla gorilla gorilla isolate KB3781 chromosome 4, NHGRI_mGorGor1-v2.1_pri, whole genome shotgun sequence, one region includes:
- the LOC101139668 gene encoding LOW QUALITY PROTEIN: angiotensin-converting enzyme-like protein Ace3 (The sequence of the model RefSeq protein was modified relative to this genomic sequence to represent the inferred CDS: inserted 1 base in 1 codon; substituted 1 base at 1 genomic stop codon) produces MGALWHSKYESDTLEQDLERLFQELRPLYVDLHTYVRRALHRHYGPELIDLTGPIPAHLLENTLAQSWVNILDPILPFLKKIPEDVTKIMKVQHWKPEKMLEEAETFFTSLALPPAPPSFWKKLMLMRPTDGREVECHISAWNFYQDDDFRIEKCTEVTTEDPLSIFHEMGHXQYFLQYKNLSVIFRAGANPAFEEAVGSVITLSASSHKHLLNIGLLSLXHQDSEDEVNFLMHIALEKIAFIPFGYLMDLFHWKVFDGTIWKDIYDQEWWNLRLKYQGLCPAIPHSEEDFDPGAKFHISAGVPYIRYFLSLVLQFQYHETLCKASGHMGPLHQCDIYNSKIAGKLLGKRHRQSDIPESEAGPQPG; encoded by the exons ATGGGGGCCTTGTGGCACTCCAAGTATGAGTCGGATACCCTGGAGCAAGACCTGGAGCGGCTATTCCAGGAGCTGCGGCCACTCTACGTGGACCTGCACACCTATGTGCGCAGGGCCCTCCACCGCCACTATGGGCCCGAGCTCATCGACCTGACGGGGCCCATCCCTGCCCACCTCCTGG aGAACACGTTGGCTCAGTCCTGGGTCAACATCTTAGACCCGATCCTGCCCTTCCTGAAGAAGATCCCAGAGGATGTCACAAAGATCATGAAAGTCCAG CACTGGAAGCCAGAGAAAATGTTGGAAGAGGCTGAGACATTCTTCACCTCCTTGGCGCTGCCACCTGCCCCACCCAGTTTCTGGAAAAAGTTGATGCTAATGAGGCCAACCGATGGGCGAGAGGTGGAGTGTCACATCTCTGCCTGGAACTTCTACCAGGACGACGATTTCAG AATAGAGAAGTGCACGGAAGTGACCACAGAAGACCCGCTCTCCATCTTCCACGAAATGGGCC TCCAGTACTTCCTGCAGTACAAGAACCTCTCCGTCATCTTCCGCGCAGGTGCCAACCCAGCCTTTGAAGAGGCTGTGGGGTCTGTGATCACCCTCTCGGCCTCCTCCCACAAGCACCTGCTCAACATAGGCCTGCTCAGCCTCTAGCACCAGGACTCAG AGGATGAGGTCAATTTCCTGATGCATATTGCCCTGGAGAAGATCGCCTTCATCCCCTTCGGCTACCTGATGGACCTGTTTCACTGGAAGGTCTTTGACGGCACCATCTGGAAGGACATCTACGATCAGGAGTGGTGGAACCTCAG GTTGAAATACCAGGGCTTGTGCCCCGCTATTCCTCACTCAGAGGAAGACTTTGATCCAGGTGCCAAGTTCCACATTTCTGCTGGTGTGCCCTACATACG GTACTTCCTCAGTCTGGTGCTCCAGTTCCAGTACCATGAAACACTGTGCAAAGCCTCGGGCCACATGGGTCCACTGCACCAGTGTGACATCTACAACTCCAAGATTGCCGGGAAGCTCCTGGG AAAAAGACACAGACAAAGTGACATTCCTGAGTCTGAAGCTGGACCCCAACCAGGCTAA